In Flavivirga abyssicola, the following are encoded in one genomic region:
- the menD gene encoding 2-succinyl-5-enolpyruvyl-6-hydroxy-3-cyclohexene-1-carboxylic-acid synthase, with the protein MMYSKIPLAQTVVQLCKAKQIKHIIISPGSRNAPLTIGFSNDPFFKCYSIVDERCAAFFALGIAQQLQEPTAVVCTSGSALLNYYPAVAEAFYSDISLIVLSADRPKHLIGIGDGQTINQKNVFENHVLYSSNLKLDLKEDETNSAEELPIFKSMENKVETLLGLKKTIQEYNEEEIDTTINRALLENGPVHINVPFDEPLYDMANELSIKPKPTNLVDKPLEIDDYVLGDCIKDWNAASKKMVLVGVNQPNQIEQRWLDNLAADASVIVFTETTSNLHHDTFFPSIDKLIAPLKNEGFRKLQPDILLTFGGLIVSKKVKAFLRKYRPQQHWHIDLKKANDTFFSLTNFVKTTPNYFFSKFLPQTQSLKSDYNSYWRHVEASRLVKHDDYLNRIDFSDLKAFDVILSAIPNDTILQLGNSSTVRYAQLFDLNKTLKVFCNRGTSGIDGCTSTAIGCAVVNKKQTTLITGDLSFIYDSNALWNNYIPSNFRIIVINNQGGGIFRILPGHKNTENFDTYFETNHHLTAEHLCKMYGFKYESASDEVTLKSSLHSFYSEGNQPKLLEVFTPKNLNDEVLLNYFKHIG; encoded by the coding sequence ATGATGTATTCAAAAATCCCTCTCGCTCAAACTGTAGTGCAGTTATGTAAAGCAAAACAGATAAAACATATTATTATCTCGCCAGGTAGTAGAAACGCTCCATTAACAATAGGTTTTTCAAACGATCCGTTTTTTAAATGCTATAGTATTGTAGATGAACGTTGTGCCGCTTTTTTTGCTTTAGGAATAGCCCAACAGTTACAAGAACCAACGGCAGTTGTTTGTACTTCTGGAAGTGCATTATTAAATTATTATCCAGCAGTAGCCGAAGCATTTTACAGCGATATTTCTTTAATTGTATTGTCGGCAGATAGACCAAAACATTTAATTGGTATTGGTGACGGGCAAACCATTAATCAGAAAAATGTATTTGAAAATCATGTTCTGTATTCATCAAACTTAAAACTCGATTTAAAAGAAGATGAAACTAATAGTGCAGAGGAGTTACCTATTTTTAAAAGCATGGAGAATAAGGTGGAAACCTTACTAGGATTAAAAAAAACCATTCAGGAATATAACGAAGAAGAGATAGATACGACTATAAATAGGGCACTTCTTGAAAATGGTCCTGTGCATATTAATGTTCCATTTGATGAACCGTTATATGATATGGCAAATGAATTATCTATAAAACCAAAGCCAACTAACCTAGTAGACAAGCCATTAGAAATTGATGACTATGTTCTGGGTGATTGCATTAAAGACTGGAACGCTGCTTCGAAAAAAATGGTACTTGTAGGAGTTAATCAACCGAATCAAATAGAGCAGCGTTGGTTAGATAATTTAGCAGCTGATGCTAGTGTTATTGTATTTACTGAAACAACATCAAATTTACATCACGATACATTTTTTCCAAGTATAGATAAACTAATAGCACCATTAAAGAATGAGGGCTTTAGGAAATTACAACCAGATATTTTACTCACGTTTGGAGGGTTAATAGTTTCTAAAAAAGTAAAGGCATTTTTAAGAAAATATAGACCGCAACAGCATTGGCATATAGATTTAAAGAAGGCAAACGATACTTTCTTTAGCTTAACTAATTTTGTAAAGACAACACCAAATTATTTCTTCTCTAAATTTTTGCCTCAAACGCAATCATTAAAAAGTGATTATAATTCGTATTGGAGGCATGTAGAAGCATCGAGACTTGTTAAGCATGATGATTATTTAAACCGTATAGATTTTAGTGATTTAAAAGCTTTTGATGTTATATTGAGCGCCATCCCTAATGACACTATTTTACAATTAGGAAACAGTTCTACAGTGCGCTATGCACAATTATTTGACTTAAATAAAACATTAAAAGTATTTTGTAATCGAGGTACTAGCGGTATTGATGGATGTACATCCACAGCCATTGGTTGTGCCGTAGTAAATAAAAAACAAACCACCTTAATAACAGGCGATTTAAGTTTTATTTACGATAGTAATGCCCTGTGGAATAATTACATTCCTAGTAATTTTAGAATTATTGTTATTAACAATCAAGGAGGTGGTATTTTTAGAATTCTTCCAGGTCATAAAAACACTGAAAATTTCGATACTTATTTTGAAACCAATCATCACTTAACCGCAGAACATTTGTGTAAGATGTATGGTTTTAAGTATGAATCTGCTTCAGATGAAGTAACATTAAAATCATCGCTACATTCATTTTATTCAGAAGGAAATCAACCAAAACTGTTAGAGGTTTTTACACCAAAAAACCTAAATGATGAAGTACTTTTAAACTATTTCAAACATATTGGTTAA
- a CDS encoding helix-turn-helix domain-containing protein — translation MSSNIRIKRICMYCGKEFIAKTTVTKYCSHKCNSRDYKRKIKELKIQASDKDTNKVIPQHIKHPKLNEKEILSIKEVCEFIGMSKSSVYRLIKDEVIKPLKIRNRVFISREELKKMLKF, via the coding sequence ATGAGTTCAAATATCCGTATTAAAAGGATCTGTATGTATTGTGGTAAAGAATTTATAGCCAAAACCACAGTAACAAAGTATTGTAGTCATAAATGTAACAGTAGAGATTACAAAAGAAAAATTAAGGAGTTAAAAATACAAGCATCAGATAAGGATACTAATAAAGTTATACCTCAACATATTAAGCATCCAAAACTTAATGAAAAGGAGATTCTATCCATAAAAGAAGTTTGTGAATTTATAGGTATGAGTAAATCTTCTGTTTATAGATTGATAAAGGATGAGGTCATTAAACCTCTAAAAATTAGAAATCGAGTATTTATTTCAAGGGAGGAATTAAAAAAAATGTTAAAGTTCTAA
- a CDS encoding tyrosine-type recombinase/integrase — protein MKLLKYGKQYSLYFDFYPAIRNARTGKQTRREFLGMRMYVNPKDEIEKLHNKNTLLRARKICAERQQQIFDNDLGFLASDLENKDFLLYFEKLAKRRGISSSSRTTYLIVLEYLKQHSPEVKVKHINLKFVNSFREYLLYKPHFKTLKPISQNTAGSYFSKFIFALKLAYKEGLLKENIAPKIERIKCVDTKRGYLTKEEAIKLKNTPCKDELQKRICLFMIYTGLRISDAEKLIWNDLEHSSELGYHIRFQHQKTSTQQALPISEEAFALLTERGEPNERLFKGFKRKYRLIKSWGEDAGISKNIGYHIFRHSCATMLINSGVPIFTVMSILGHKEVKTTMNYLNLLDKNKIDAVNTIKL, from the coding sequence ATGAAATTACTCAAATATGGGAAACAATATAGCCTGTATTTTGATTTCTATCCTGCTATTCGTAATGCAAGAACAGGTAAGCAAACCCGTAGAGAGTTTTTGGGTATGAGAATGTATGTAAATCCAAAGGATGAAATAGAAAAACTTCATAACAAAAACACTTTACTAAGAGCGAGAAAAATATGTGCAGAAAGACAACAGCAGATTTTTGATAATGATTTAGGGTTTTTAGCTTCAGATTTAGAAAATAAGGACTTCCTATTATATTTTGAAAAACTAGCAAAAAGGAGAGGAATTAGTAGTTCTAGTAGAACTACCTATTTGATTGTATTAGAATATTTAAAACAGCATTCACCTGAGGTTAAAGTTAAGCACATCAATTTAAAATTTGTCAATAGCTTTAGGGAATATTTACTATATAAACCTCATTTTAAAACCTTAAAGCCTATTTCTCAAAATACAGCAGGGTCATATTTTTCCAAGTTTATTTTTGCCTTGAAGTTGGCATATAAAGAGGGGTTGCTTAAAGAAAATATAGCACCTAAAATAGAAAGGATTAAATGTGTAGATACTAAAAGAGGCTATTTAACTAAGGAAGAAGCTATAAAACTAAAAAATACACCATGTAAAGATGAATTACAAAAGCGCATTTGTCTTTTCATGATTTATACAGGGCTTAGGATTTCTGATGCAGAAAAACTCATTTGGAATGATTTAGAGCATTCCAGCGAATTAGGATATCATATCCGCTTCCAGCATCAAAAAACTAGTACACAACAAGCCTTACCTATTAGTGAAGAGGCTTTTGCACTACTTACTGAACGAGGAGAGCCTAATGAAAGACTTTTTAAAGGTTTTAAACGTAAGTACAGGCTTATTAAAAGTTGGGGAGAGGATGCGGGTATTTCAAAAAACATTGGGTATCACATTTTTAGACATTCATGTGCAACAATGTTGATTAATTCTGGTGTACCAATCTTTACAGTAATGTCTATTCTAGGTCATAAAGAAGTGAAAACTACAATGAACTATCTCAACCTATTAGATAAAAATAAAATTGATGCGGTGAATACTATTAAGCTATGA
- a CDS encoding PaaI family thioesterase: protein MQLSKEKVLAQANAACKNTLMETLNIEVVDYGDDFLVARMPVTSRVHQPDGVLHGGATAALAESVGSFASHVFIDTEKFFVRGIEITANHIKSVKAGFVYAKATFLHKGKTTQLLDIRVTDEADNLISICKLSTIALPKKNS, encoded by the coding sequence ATGCAATTATCTAAGGAAAAAGTTTTGGCTCAAGCTAATGCAGCTTGTAAAAATACTTTAATGGAAACCTTGAATATTGAAGTAGTAGATTATGGGGATGATTTTTTAGTAGCCAGGATGCCTGTAACTTCAAGAGTACATCAACCAGATGGTGTATTACATGGAGGTGCTACAGCTGCTTTAGCAGAAAGTGTTGGTAGTTTTGCATCTCATGTTTTTATTGATACTGAAAAATTCTTTGTACGCGGTATAGAAATAACAGCCAATCATATAAAAAGTGTAAAGGCAGGGTTTGTTTATGCTAAAGCTACTTTTTTACATAAAGGTAAGACAACACAATTGTTGGATATACGAGTTACAGATGAAGCAGATAACTTAATTTCAATCTGTAAATTGTCTACTATAGCCTTACCAAAAAAAAATAGTTAA
- a CDS encoding alpha/beta hydrolase encodes MNSSEKEISYQTTNTYSTLNTLTSKTKHVWLVCHGMGYLSRYFLKYFKNLNAEENYIIAPQASSKYYLGSKFKHVGASWLTKENTLAETENVLCYLDAVLESENIPNDKKLIVFGYSQGVSIATRYVVKRKLTCSQLILHSGGIPKELVVEDLKFLKAKVSLIYGTNDAYFNKDRMDLEAQRAIELFGNNVTIIPFDGIHEVNVALINDLV; translated from the coding sequence ATGAATTCTAGCGAAAAAGAAATATCATATCAAACTACAAATACTTATTCTACTTTAAATACATTAACTAGTAAAACAAAACATGTTTGGCTAGTGTGTCATGGTATGGGGTATTTAAGTCGATATTTTTTAAAATATTTCAAAAACTTAAACGCTGAGGAGAACTATATTATAGCACCACAGGCAAGTAGTAAATATTATTTAGGTTCTAAGTTTAAACATGTTGGTGCTAGTTGGTTAACTAAAGAAAATACGTTGGCAGAAACCGAAAATGTTCTATGTTATTTAGACGCTGTTTTAGAATCTGAAAACATCCCAAATGATAAAAAACTAATTGTTTTTGGGTATTCGCAAGGCGTAAGTATCGCAACACGCTATGTAGTAAAAAGAAAATTAACATGTAGTCAATTAATATTACATTCAGGAGGTATCCCTAAAGAATTAGTAGTTGAAGATTTAAAATTTTTAAAAGCTAAAGTATCGTTGATTTATGGTACCAATGATGCCTATTTTAATAAAGACCGTATGGACTTAGAAGCTCAAAGGGCCATCGAGTTGTTTGGAAATAATGTGACCATCATCCCTTTTGATGGTATACATGAAGTGAATGTAGCATTGATTAATGATCTAGTGTAA
- a CDS encoding chorismate-binding protein, which yields MALEFFFKRIETQYNNKLPFVVYRKPNENKVSALLQKTNDLHFTSNFTEKGFVFSPFDDKEKTVIIPLDVSENIQVDFEHHTEFVKKKELEAIKDHHEKQQHIDLIQKGVEAISDNKFKKVVLSREETIIISEPNPITIFKNLLNAYTSAFVYCWYHPKVGVWLGATPETLIKIEGNRLSIMALAGTQDYKGTLDVVWQNKEQQEQQFVTDFIIDNLKPSVESFKVSDIETVKAGNLLHLKTMISAQLKPESNLKEVISLLHPTPAVCGLPKPEAKQFILDHEHYKRTFYTGFLGELNMETKLRSMSAKRNIENRAYTINKKSTQLYVNLRCMQLKDTKAIIYVGGGITKYSDPEKEWEETVLKTQTIKSILD from the coding sequence ATGGCGTTGGAATTTTTTTTTAAACGTATTGAAACACAATACAACAATAAATTACCCTTTGTTGTTTATAGAAAACCAAATGAAAATAAGGTAAGCGCCTTATTGCAGAAAACAAACGATTTACATTTTACAAGTAATTTTACGGAAAAAGGCTTCGTTTTTTCTCCATTTGATGATAAAGAAAAAACAGTGATAATACCTCTTGATGTTTCTGAAAACATTCAGGTAGATTTTGAACATCATACAGAGTTTGTAAAGAAAAAAGAATTAGAAGCCATTAAAGATCACCATGAAAAGCAACAACATATTGATCTAATTCAAAAAGGCGTTGAAGCTATTTCAGATAATAAATTTAAAAAAGTAGTTCTATCTAGAGAGGAAACAATTATAATTTCTGAGCCGAATCCAATAACAATTTTTAAAAACCTTTTAAATGCTTATACCTCTGCATTTGTATATTGCTGGTATCACCCAAAAGTAGGAGTATGGTTGGGAGCTACGCCAGAAACATTAATAAAAATTGAAGGCAATAGATTGTCTATCATGGCATTAGCAGGTACGCAAGATTATAAAGGGACTTTAGATGTTGTTTGGCAAAATAAAGAACAGCAAGAACAACAATTTGTTACCGATTTTATAATAGATAATTTAAAACCTTCAGTAGAGAGTTTTAAAGTCTCTGACATTGAAACTGTAAAAGCTGGAAATTTATTGCATTTAAAAACGATGATTTCTGCGCAGTTAAAACCTGAGTCAAATTTAAAAGAAGTTATTTCTTTATTACATCCCACACCAGCAGTTTGTGGTTTACCCAAGCCAGAAGCAAAACAGTTTATTTTAGATCATGAACATTACAAAAGAACATTTTATACAGGCTTTTTAGGTGAGCTAAATATGGAAACCAAATTACGATCAATGTCTGCAAAACGCAATATTGAAAACCGAGCTTATACCATAAATAAAAAAAGCACACAACTGTATGTAAATTTAAGATGTATGCAATTAAAAGATACAAAAGCGATTATTTATGTAGGTGGAGGTATAACAAAATATTCTGATCCAGAAAAAGAATGGGAGGAAACCGTCCTAAAAACACAAACAATAAAAAGTATTCTAGATTAA
- the mnmE gene encoding tRNA uridine-5-carboxymethylaminomethyl(34) synthesis GTPase MnmE → MINQDTIVALATPSGAGAIAIIRLSGKDAITFAENQFKSVSGKELSKQVTHTIHLGHIIDEDRTIDEVLVSVFKNPNSYTGEHVVEISCHGSNYIQQEIIQLFLRQGCRMATAGEFTLRAFLNGKLDLSQAEAVADLISSDNEASHQIAMQQMRGGFSSEIAKLREELLNFASLIELELDFAEEDVEFADRSQFKDLIERITFVLKRLIDSFAVGNVIKNGIPVAIVGEPNVGKSTLLNALLNEERAIVSEIAGTTRDTIEDEISIGGIGFRFIDTAGIRETKDVVESIGIKKTFEKIEQAQVVVYLFESDVISNASEKSQNIKIEIEKIKNKYPQKPLVVIANKIDKLSENEVAILNEELSVISSASEKSHIQLLSAKQGIGVEELKECLLSFVNTGALRNNDTIITNSRHYDSLLKAFEEISKVKHGLDSGLSGDLLAIDIRQALFHFGEITGEITNDDLLGNIFANFCIGK, encoded by the coding sequence ATGATTAATCAAGACACCATAGTGGCTTTAGCGACACCATCTGGAGCAGGTGCAATTGCTATAATAAGATTATCTGGAAAAGATGCCATAACCTTTGCAGAAAATCAATTTAAATCGGTTTCAGGAAAAGAGTTAAGTAAACAAGTAACACACACCATCCATTTAGGTCATATTATAGATGAAGATCGTACTATAGATGAAGTATTGGTATCCGTTTTTAAAAACCCTAATTCTTATACTGGTGAACATGTTGTTGAGATTTCGTGCCATGGTTCTAATTATATTCAACAAGAAATTATTCAATTGTTTTTGCGTCAAGGTTGTAGAATGGCAACAGCAGGAGAATTTACTTTAAGAGCATTTTTAAATGGGAAGTTAGATTTAAGTCAGGCAGAAGCAGTAGCAGATTTAATTTCTAGTGATAATGAAGCATCACATCAAATTGCCATGCAACAAATGCGTGGTGGGTTTTCATCAGAAATAGCAAAGTTGCGTGAAGAACTTTTAAATTTTGCATCTTTAATAGAGTTAGAGCTTGATTTTGCGGAAGAAGATGTTGAATTCGCCGATAGATCCCAGTTTAAAGATTTAATTGAACGCATCACGTTTGTACTCAAGCGTCTTATAGATTCATTTGCTGTTGGTAATGTAATTAAAAATGGCATTCCTGTAGCTATTGTAGGAGAACCTAATGTTGGAAAATCTACACTTTTAAATGCGCTTTTAAACGAAGAACGAGCTATTGTAAGTGAGATAGCTGGGACAACTAGAGATACGATTGAAGACGAAATATCTATAGGTGGTATAGGTTTTCGATTTATTGATACTGCGGGAATAAGAGAGACTAAAGATGTTGTAGAAAGTATAGGGATAAAAAAAACCTTTGAAAAAATAGAACAAGCACAAGTTGTTGTATATCTTTTTGAATCGGATGTCATTTCGAACGCTAGTGAGAAATCTCAAAATATTAAGATAGAAATAGAAAAGATTAAGAACAAATACCCTCAAAAACCATTGGTAGTAATTGCCAATAAAATTGATAAGCTTTCAGAAAATGAAGTTGCTATTTTAAATGAGGAGCTATCTGTTATTTCGAGTGCTAGCGAAAAATCCCATATTCAGCTACTATCAGCAAAACAGGGGATAGGAGTAGAGGAACTTAAAGAATGTTTGTTGAGTTTTGTTAACACTGGAGCTTTAAGAAATAACGATACCATTATTACTAATTCACGTCATTACGATTCCCTTTTAAAAGCGTTTGAGGAAATTAGTAAGGTTAAACATGGATTAGATTCTGGTTTATCAGGGGATCTGTTGGCTATAGATATCCGCCAAGCATTATTTCATTTTGGAGAGATTACTGGAGAAATAACTAATGACGATTTGTTAGGTAATATTTTTGCTAATTTTTGTATTGGGAAATAG
- a CDS encoding CvfB family protein, translating into MIHLGQINTLEILRETDHGVYLIDDDDNEVLLPNRYVPEAFKIWDKLEVFVYLDNEERPVATTDMPYIKRDDFALLRCNQVTDYGAFLDWGMVKELFCPFKEQAFKMKPGGWYLVHCYLDEKTDRLVASSKTNRFLNNKELTVKVFDEVDLIVSHPSDIGMNVIVNKIHSGLIYKDAIFSDLSVGDKLKGIVKKIRPGNKLDIALGQIGYRNIEPNAERIINELHDNSGYLKLTDKSSPEVIKETLQMSKKNFKKAIGTLYKQRQIEIKPDGIYLV; encoded by the coding sequence ATGATACATTTAGGACAGATAAATACATTAGAAATACTTCGTGAAACAGATCATGGGGTGTATTTAATTGATGATGATGATAATGAAGTTTTATTACCAAATAGATACGTACCAGAGGCTTTTAAAATTTGGGATAAGCTAGAGGTATTTGTGTATTTGGATAATGAAGAACGCCCTGTCGCTACCACAGACATGCCATATATTAAGCGTGATGATTTTGCTTTATTACGTTGTAACCAAGTAACCGATTATGGTGCTTTTTTAGATTGGGGTATGGTTAAAGAATTATTTTGTCCGTTTAAAGAACAAGCCTTTAAAATGAAACCAGGAGGTTGGTATTTAGTGCATTGTTATTTAGATGAAAAAACCGATAGGTTGGTGGCATCAAGTAAAACAAATCGATTTTTAAATAATAAAGAATTAACTGTAAAAGTGTTTGATGAGGTTGATTTAATAGTATCACACCCATCAGATATTGGAATGAATGTTATAGTAAATAAAATACATTCTGGACTTATTTATAAAGACGCTATTTTTTCAGACCTTAGTGTTGGAGATAAATTAAAAGGTATAGTTAAGAAAATCCGCCCAGGAAATAAGTTAGATATTGCTTTAGGACAAATAGGATATAGAAATATTGAGCCTAATGCAGAACGTATTATAAATGAACTTCATGATAATAGTGGTTATTTAAAACTGACAGACAAATCAAGTCCGGAAGTTATTAAGGAAACACTGCAAATGAGTAAGAAAAATTTCAAAAAAGCTATCGGTACTTTATATAAACAACGACAGATTGAAATAAAACCAGACGGTATTTATTTAGTGTAA
- a CDS encoding helix-turn-helix domain-containing protein, whose amino-acid sequence MEQFFLMCKPDELRTIIREELSSLTKNKAKPEFKQNDDYLDINMASDFLKLSPHTLRRKAQKSEIPCYKRNNKWLFLRKELIDYVNKGKQLTYDNL is encoded by the coding sequence ATGGAACAATTTTTCCTAATGTGTAAACCTGATGAATTAAGAACTATTATCCGAGAGGAGTTAAGTTCTTTAACCAAAAATAAGGCTAAGCCAGAATTTAAACAAAATGATGATTATTTAGATATTAATATGGCATCAGATTTTTTAAAACTATCACCGCACACATTACGTCGTAAGGCACAAAAAAGTGAAATACCTTGTTATAAACGAAACAACAAATGGCTGTTTTTAAGGAAAGAGCTTATTGATTATGTGAATAAGGGTAAGCAATTAACCTATGACAATTTATAA
- a CDS encoding DUF2853 family protein, protein MSKRDELIVKYAADLKDKFGVHADMDLLTKITIGCGPSIYNADSSTVSGSDESELATVKNNFLIKKLGLKDSTDLDEGIATIMDKYGQSNRNKYRVVVYYLLTKHFKKESVY, encoded by the coding sequence ATGAGTAAAAGAGACGAGCTTATTGTAAAGTACGCTGCAGATTTAAAAGACAAATTCGGTGTTCATGCAGATATGGATTTACTAACTAAAATAACTATTGGTTGTGGTCCATCAATATACAATGCAGATTCTTCAACAGTTTCCGGTTCTGACGAGTCTGAACTTGCTACAGTAAAAAATAATTTTTTAATTAAGAAGTTAGGGTTAAAAGATAGCACCGATTTAGATGAAGGCATTGCTACTATAATGGATAAATATGGACAATCTAATCGCAATAAGTATAGAGTCGTTGTGTATTATTTATTAACAAAGCATTTTAAAAAAGAATCGGTTTACTAA
- a CDS encoding serine hydrolase, with product MKLNSNYQLFKNGSLLLSLLLICNICFAQTKVEQIDKLISTYEAYGKFNGSVLVSDHGKVIYKKGFGMANMEWDIPNQPNTKHRLGSITKQFTAMLILQLAADGKLDLQEPITKYLPDYPKENGDKITTHHLLTHTSGIPNYTSFPKFFQEESRNPYTPDAFVKKFADKALDFSPGEKFSYSNSGYFLLGVIVEKLSGKTYEQMLHDKIFTPLNMNESGYDNHGDILKNRATGYEKRGNKLINSNYLDMSIPYAAGSMYSTVEDLYKWDQALYTNTLLPKDYMEMYFKPYVSAFGRGHYAYGWGVGYNKIGKSADSIYTIGHGGGINGFNTNISRAPSDKSLIVLLNNTGRAPLNQMTRAIRGIIHGKEYNMPKKSVADDLLAVIEEKGIDAGITHYNAIKNSKNYDLRENEMNGIGYQLMRSGKVDEAVKVFKLNVDAFPKSSNVYDSYGEALMNSGKKDLAIENYKKSVELNPNNFAGIEALKKLGADVSEYEKEVVVPDTILQTYIGKFELKPGFIITITKEGSQLKGHATGQSTVDLFPKSENVFYLKVVNAQLTFNKNSEGKVDSITLLQNGKEMRGKRIE from the coding sequence ATGAAATTAAATTCAAATTATCAATTGTTTAAAAATGGCAGCTTACTACTTTCTTTATTATTAATATGCAATATATGTTTTGCTCAAACCAAAGTAGAGCAAATCGATAAGCTAATAAGTACGTATGAAGCTTATGGTAAGTTTAATGGCTCAGTGTTAGTATCTGATCATGGAAAGGTTATTTATAAAAAAGGGTTTGGTATGGCAAATATGGAATGGGATATCCCTAACCAGCCCAATACAAAACATCGATTAGGCTCCATTACAAAACAATTTACAGCCATGCTTATATTACAATTAGCAGCCGACGGAAAATTAGATTTGCAAGAACCTATAACTAAATACCTTCCAGATTATCCAAAAGAAAATGGCGATAAAATAACCACACATCATTTATTAACCCATACGTCTGGAATACCAAACTATACCTCATTTCCTAAGTTTTTCCAAGAAGAAAGTCGTAATCCATATACACCAGATGCGTTTGTGAAAAAATTTGCAGATAAAGCATTAGATTTTTCACCAGGCGAAAAATTTAGTTATAGCAATTCTGGCTATTTCCTTTTAGGTGTTATTGTTGAAAAATTATCTGGAAAAACCTATGAGCAAATGCTACATGACAAAATTTTCACACCATTAAATATGAACGAATCTGGTTACGATAATCATGGTGATATTTTGAAAAACAGAGCTACAGGGTACGAAAAAAGAGGAAACAAGCTTATAAACTCAAATTATTTGGACATGTCTATTCCTTACGCAGCTGGCTCCATGTATTCCACTGTTGAAGATTTATATAAATGGGATCAAGCTTTGTATACCAATACTTTATTACCAAAAGACTATATGGAGATGTATTTTAAGCCATATGTGTCTGCTTTTGGTAGAGGCCATTATGCCTATGGTTGGGGTGTTGGTTATAATAAAATCGGGAAGTCTGCCGATAGTATATACACCATTGGTCATGGAGGTGGTATTAATGGTTTTAATACCAATATTTCCAGAGCACCTTCAGATAAATCGTTGATTGTACTTTTAAATAACACAGGACGAGCACCACTTAACCAAATGACTAGAGCTATTAGAGGTATTATACATGGTAAAGAATATAATATGCCTAAAAAATCGGTTGCTGATGATTTATTAGCAGTTATAGAAGAAAAAGGCATTGATGCAGGAATTACACATTATAATGCCATTAAGAATTCTAAAAATTATGATTTAAGAGAAAATGAAATGAACGGCATTGGTTACCAACTTATGAGGTCTGGTAAGGTTGATGAAGCAGTTAAAGTGTTTAAGCTAAATGTTGATGCGTTCCCAAAATCATCAAATGTTTATGATAGTTATGGAGAAGCGCTTATGAATTCAGGAAAGAAGGATCTGGCTATTGAGAATTATAAGAAGTCTGTTGAGTTAAACCCTAATAATTTTGCAGGGATAGAGGCTTTAAAAAAATTAGGAGCAGATGTATCAGAATATGAGAAAGAAGTGGTTGTGCCTGATACTATTTTACAAACTTATATAGGCAAGTTTGAGCTCAAACCAGGTTTTATTATCACTATAACCAAAGAAGGGAGCCAATTAAAAGGGCATGCAACAGGACAATCTACAGTTGATCTTTTTCCTAAATCGGAGAATGTATTTTATTTAAAAGTGGTGAATGCCCAATTGACTTTTAATAAGAATAGTGAAGGTAAAGTAGATAGTATTACACTTTTACAAAATGGGAAAGAGATGAGAGGTAAACGTATAGAGTAA